The sequence cgagtgaatacaagcccagttgatccatctttcttgatatgtcagtcctgccatcccaggaatcagtctggtgaaccttcgctgcactaacttcaaccagttctgacaaaaggtcatcgacctgaaacgttaactctgtttctatctccacagttctgcctgacttgctgagtatttccatcattttaagaacataagaaataggagcaggagtagaccatttggcccctcgagcctgctccgccattcaataagatcatggctgatctgatcatggactcagctccacttctctgcctgctccccgtaaatctttactcccttatcactcaaaaatctgtcttatctcctccttaattatattcaatgactcagcctccacagctctccatagatttacaaccctcagagaagaaattcctcttcatctcagttttaaatgggcggccccttattctaagactatgtcccctagttttagtttaacctataagtggaaacatcctctctgcatccaccttgtcgagccccctcattatcttataagtttcaataagatcacctctcattcttctgaacaccaatgtgtataggcccaacctactaaccTATCctgataagtcaactccctcatctccggaatcaacctagtgaaccttctctgaatagcctccaatgtaagtatatccttccctaaatacagagatcaaagctacacgcagtactttaggtgtggcctcaccaataccctgtacagttgtagcagaacttctctgcttttatactcgatccccccttgcaataaaggccaatattccatttgccttcctgattatttgctgtacctgcataataactgtttgtgtttcgtgcacaaggacccccaggtctctctgtactgaagcactttttctccatttaaattataatttgcttttctattatttctgccaaagtggataacctcatattttcccacattatactccatctgccaaatttttgtccactcacctatatccctttgcagattttttgtgtcctcctcacaatttgctttcccacccatctttgtatcatcagcaaacttggctacattacacgcggtcccttcatccaagtcattaagatagtttgtaaataggtgaggacccagcaccgattcgtaCAGCATCtcactagtcacagtttgccaaccggaaaatgacccattaattcAGATTCtgctcctgtacatctcagaatcttccaaaggtgctcgcaagacgatgtgggtacaatcaatgcaaccctgtatttttgagaagccagcaatcctggagaagcccacagccctgtcatgcattgcctggatggtcatggggaactttatgtagtcattcctccaggcatatagtgcagcagccacctgccaaatgcagatatgtgttgcaggctgagaaatggtgcacacatctccagttgtggcctggaatgatccagatacataaaatgaaagtgcagctgtaatctttacttcaacagacaaagcagtcctcctgacgcttctaggttgcaggtcttcttttaccaactcacagatctcggttacaacttctttctggaaatgcagccttcgcacataatctgcatcactcaggtgcagttaggatttagacgaaggaattgaatgtattatctacaagtttgaagatgacactgagctgggtggcagtgtgagctgtgaggaggatgctaagaggctgcagggtgacttggacaggttaggtgagtaggcaaatacatggcagatgcggtataatgtagataaatgtgaggttatccgctttggtgataaaaacaggaaggcagattattatctgaatggtaacagattagtaaaagtggaggtgcaacgagacctgggtgtcatggtacatcagtcattgaaagttggcatacagctacagcagaaggtgaagaaagcaaatggcatgttggccttcatagcgagaggatttgagtataggagcagggaggtcttactacagttgtacagggccttgatgaggccataccttgaatttgTGTAcagttctgaggaaggacattcttgctattgagggaatgcagcgaaggttaaccagactgattcccgggatgacaggactgacatataatgaaagactggatcgactaggcttatattcaacggaatttagaagaatgagaggggttctcatagaaacatataaaattctgacaggattggacaggttagatgcagaagaatgttcctgattttggggaagtccagaaccaggggtcacagtctaaggataaggggtaagccatttaggaccgagatgaggataaacttattcactcagagttgcgagcatgtggaattctctactacagaaaggtgttgaggccagttcgttagatatattcaaaaggcaattagatgtggcccttacagttaaagggatcaaggggtatggacagaaagcaggaatggggtactgaagtgcatgatcagccatgatcatactgaatggtgatgcaggctccaaggactgaatggcctactcctgcatctattttctatgtttctatggaatgcctgtctcaatataaccaatctgggtaaggtctcctgcccatcatcttgcgtgctctgagattcctcatgtgacgatgtctaatcaatcttctccgcaATAGCACCATCTTGCAGAAGGCTTGCAGAGGTATGACATTGTCAATATTGCTCCcatattaaattgtagctttgcaagaagctcaaaacagcaggacaaagcactcaaaccttctttcctctctctctctccccaaggttgacgccctaatatggaccacaccctggtctgcgcaagcgcaataggcttgcttaaacaggaagctagacattcaatgaagacatttggggcaacaaagtcaaatgcaatttttaaattttagattttttttaaagtaccaccccaccaccgaccgaacgtctcctcaccgggctcgagggtcggccggcagaattgctccctcgcccgaaAACGGGCacagcgtgcccccccccccccccacaacgggcttcttttgaagctgctgtatgtctaagggttgtcatcccttcagtttggctacgaccccacccctccccccctcccctgggcttcttttgaagctgctgtatagtctaAGATTtttcatgccttcagttcggcctCCACCCCTCAGGCTTCTTttaaagccgagcccctgtgtccgggcaagggagcgattctgacaGCCAGCAcgccgaccctcgagcctggtgaggagatgttCCGTGGTGGCgtgatactttgaaaaaaatcaaaaattaaagggctcgaatttgatgaaggcctccgccacccaagtgccacccaggtccctcgaaggtcggcgggtggcaaatctgcgacgtacgccgccaatctgggcggcagccaatGGGAGCTTTCATACGTGGTGGCAAAGgcccaagtgctgctgaggatggagtcgagcccacggagggtcgaagaactaaaaataaaaagcatataAAACAAATAAAAACAGCTGATGACCTTCAGGGGGtctcatccaggtaagtacctgtaaagaaataatttaaataaacttcactaaccttttttacagtatcttcacacttaccgttgaggacagagctgccagcACTCAGCGGTCTGCTGCCGACTCCAGCCAACTCCcacccgcatgaatatggcatctcggcgggcgggagtgtacTTATGCACATCGGCCATCGGTGGAtgcttcccggcggttctcccctcccgcctgctccaggccacgacgaaagtggcactggCCGGTTCGATCAGAGGaatgtgggcggtaaggccatcaattttggctccaatgaattgcattagacttccattttctcccttttgactttgaaaaaattaagcttcatgatgcatattctttgtgttcttgactccctccaaaacttcgcctaaaaacaatggcgcttttctgcactgatttcttaatgtgcgctggtttttcttaagtgtccagaaggatttttgggagtggtcacatacgccgtcctaggaaaaatgtaaattggccaaacttgcttaaatgtgacaaactggcgcaggcatcaggtatgacgcaaaaaaatactaacctaaaaaaattgaacctaactgagttatgctggcgtagaaactttggggaaacttggatattttaatttacgccaaaaaaagcggcgcacgtCAAACAACGGCACATAACTTGGGAAAATTCAGccggttgaatcagtttgggtggagataaggaataataaggggaaaaagatgCTGGTGGGCATTGTCTATAGGCCCCTCAACAGTAGCTATGGATGGagtttaaatcaagaaataatggaggcttgtaaaaaaggaacggcaataatcatgggcaatttaaaccttcatattgattggacaaagcaaattggccagggtagccttgaggaatagttcatagagtgtatcggggatagtttccttgaacagtacgtgcggaaccaaccagggagcaggctatcttagatctggtactgtgtaatgcaacaatattaataaacgatctcctagtaaaggatcctcaaggaatgagtcaccataacatggttgaatttcaaaatcagttagagggtgagacagttggatctctaatcagtgtcctaagcttaagtaaaggagactacaaaggtatgaaggcagagttggctaaagtggactgggaaaaagattaaagagtaggacagttgatgaacaatggaagacatttaaggagatatttcagaactctcaacaaaaatgtatcccaaagagataaccatccgtggctaactaaggaaataagggatagtatcaaattgaaaacaagcgcatacaatgtagccaagactagtgggaggccagaggattgagaaacttttaaaagccagcaaaggataattaaaaaaataacagagagggaagatagattatgaaagtaaactagcatgaaatataaaaacagatagtaagagtttctacagatacataaaaaggaaaagagtggctaaaataaatgttggtcccctagaagatgagactggggaattaataatggagaacagggaaatggcagagatgttgaacaaatattttgtatcgatcttcacggtagaagacactaaaaacatcccaatagtggataatcaaggggctatagggagggaggaacttaatacaatcactatcactaaagaagtactcggtaaaataatgggactaaaggcagaccagtcccctgaacctgatggcttgcatcctagggtccgaaaagaagtggctgcagagatagtggatacattggttttaatctaccaaaattccctggattctgggaaggtcccagcggattggaaaaccgcaaatgtaacacccctctttaaaaaaggaggcagacagaaagcaggaaactatagatcggttattctaacatctgtcgttgggaaaatgctggagtccattattaaggaagcagtagcaggacatttagaaaatcataatgcagtcaagcaaagtcagcatggttttatgaaagggaaatcatgtttgtcaaatttgctggagctctttgaggatgtaacgagcaggatggataagggacaaccagtggatatggtgtatttgaatttccagaaagcattcaataaagtgccacataaaaaattACTGCATAAGAtataagttcacaggattgggggtaatatgttagtatggattgaggattggctaactaacagaaaacagagtcgggataaacgggtaattttctggttggcaaacagtaattagtggggtgctgcagggatcagtgctggggcctgaactatttacaatctatattaatgacttggatgaagggaccgagtgtaatgtagccaagtttgttaatgacacaaagataggtgggaaagcaaattgtgagaaagacacaaaaaatctgcaaagggatatagacaggttaagtgagtgaggaaaaatttggcagatggagtataatgtaggaaaatgtgaggttatccactttggcagaaaaaatagaaaagcaaattataatttaaatggacaaaaattgcaaagtgcttcagtacagagggacacgagggtccttatgcatgaaacacaaaaagttagtatgtaggtacagcaagtaatcaggaaggcaaatggaatgttggcctttattgcaagggggatagagtataaaaactgagaagtcctgctataactgtacagggtattggtgaggccacacctggaatactgcatgcagttttggtctccgtatttaaggaaggatatacttgcataggaggctgtttagagaaggttcactatgttgattctggagatgagggggttgacttacgaagatatgttgagtagattgggactatactcattggagtgcagaagaatgagagatgatcttatcaaaacatgtaagatgatgagagggctcaacaagttggatgcagaaaggatatttccactcatagggagcatagtctcacaataaggggtcgcccatttaaagctgagatgagaaggaatttcttctctcagagggttgtaaatctatggaattctctgccccagagagctgtggaggctgggtcattgaatatatttaaggcgataagggaataaagagttatggggtgcgggcagggaagtggaactgagtccatgatcagatcagccatgatcttattaaatggtgtagcaggctcgagggtcaaatggcctactcctgctcatatttcttatgtttcttatataGTAGTTATGGTATTAGATTAGCAAACCAaaggacacaagttcaaatcccaccagtgaAATTTAATTCAatatagatttttattaggtaagggtatcaagggctaaggagttaagatacagatcagccatgatcaaattgaatggcggaacgggcttgaagggctgaatggcctactcctgctcctatgctcCAGTAAACCTGGTCATTTGTGGGCTAGCAGGTCAGTGTACTAAGATGAAATGAACCCTTGTGAACGGGGATGTTTCTGCCTGTTGGATTCAGAACCTCCTCCTGCTCACGTGCTGATTGTTTCCTTCTCAGACCCGTGGTCCAGCAAGTCAACTTTCACCGGAACTTGTCCAACTAGTCTGCAGGATTCTTCATGGATCCCCTTCCGTAATCACTGCTATACCTTCCACTTGGAGAAGAAGGCAACACCTAAAGACACAGCCAAGTTCTGTCAGAAAGGTACGTAAAATATATGATAAATGATGCGGATAAGGAAATCTCCGCCAATTAATATGGGGGGAACACTTCCACCTTATAAAAACTGGATTTGTGGGACAACTCCGACTGTGATGAATGATTATTGTGCTGGTTGCTCTACTTTATATTCCTTTTCTGATTGTTTCTGAGCAGCACATGGGGCCGAGATGTTGGCCATTCTTGATGAGACTGAGAACGTGTTTATACGGGGACACCTACAGACGTATGAAAATGACATCAAAGGCGCCTGGCTGAGTCTCATGAACAGCAAAAAGGGTAAATTTGTCTTGGCACCTGACAACAAGACAACCAATTGGAAGCTGAATATATTGGGTaagcaggaaggatatatttggaaaggttcaccagattgattcgagggatggggggattatcctatgagaagagattgagtagactaggcctatattttctagagtttagaagaatgagaggtgatctcattgaaacatccaaaattcttacagggcttggcagggtagatacagggaggatgtttcccctggctggagagtctagaacaaggagtcacagtctcagaataaggggtcggccatttaggactgagataaggagaaatttattcactcagcgggtggtgaatctttggaattctctaccccagagggctatataAATACGATATATGTAACTGTTGTTGTCACGAATTTTGGTCACACTTTTCTGTCAATGTTAACCATTGTAAAGTGCTATGTCAACATTTTCCCTTTGATTTTTCTGTCAGCAGTCACAATGTAGTTGCTGGTTCTGGCCCCTAGGTAGCGCTGTACAGCTAATTTATTTCCCAATTAAGATGCCATCTTGTATATCAAAATCAACGTATTCATCAACTGACTGTGGGCATATATTCATTAGCATAAGGGATGACATTGCTGGGAAATGAAACAGTTTTCTGATTTGGAGTATTTAGGATCAGCATTGAGAATTCCAAGGTTAGTTACGTAAGGCAGACTAAAGCTTCAACAAAATGCCATAACCCTAACCACAGAAATGTACCTCCTACTGCACCAGTGTGAGATTTCTCGATAGTTCACAAAAGCCAATCCTTTGGCTTTTGCAGAGTGTGGTTGATGATTTATAACCAACTGCGGTATTAGCCTCCATCCATTTGGAGTTGGGCTGAAGCTAGTTAAACTTAggactagggttgccaactctccaggatttccttggagtctccaggaattgaagattaatcttcttgacactgctgcgagcaactctggagaaaaatcataggagcattaaaaaacattgttttttttttcattttctttgaacactttattataaaaatattggcgatGGGAATAATAGGCTGCTTGACTGGGCAGgacagttggaggcaggaggttaagtgatgaaacctccaggaatacgtccaaccagagttggcaaccctaacctCAGGCCCCTTCCAGCCATCAGACAGAAGACTTTCATCCTGTCAATTGGATTGACTGACAACCCATATCACAGAGGGGAGCGGACAATGTGCTGCTGAGCAATTTCCTTATTTTACACGTGGCCAAAACTCCTCAAGGAAGAGACATTTTTAACACAGAGCTAAGATGTATCTGATGTGGGAGACAACTGAGAGATCTGCTGCCAGTAAGGGAGAAAAGGAACTACGGGTATAATGCAGCAGAATGTGGGTATATCACTTCACCATGCAGAGCATCACTTTCCAGCGTGCCACACACTAGGCATACATATCGGGAATTAACACACTTCTGGCCGGTGAGCTTGTGTCCTTTGAAGTTAATGGATGGAAATAGCGTACCAAGGGTGCACAGTTTCCTGATACACCCCAGAAGAGGCTCATTGGAGATcgctttttattcattcttggtatGTGGGCGTTGCTAGTAAGACCAGCATTTTTTTACAAATCCTAGCTGCCCTTGAGACGGTGGTGGCGAGCcgtcgccttgaactgctgcagtcccacaATGCTGTTCTTTGTAACAGTttgatacaaccgagtggcttgatAGGCCACTTTTGACGACAGTTAAGAGTCGACCACTTTGGTGTGTAACTGGAGTCCAATATAGGCCGAGGTAAGTACAGCAAGTTTTCTTCCTTGAAGGACATTAGTTTTTACACCATGATGTTTAagtaaaagaaggaaagacttgcatttatacagcacattttgcaacctcaggacatcccaaagtgcttcacagctaattaaatatttttgaagtatagtcactgttgtaatttatgaAACACAgctgccaacttgcacacagcatgctCTCATGAACGGCAACATGATGCTCttctttagtaatgttggttgagggataaatattcgcatGGATACtgggaactccccagctcttctttgaatagtgccatggggagggtagatggagcctcagtttaatgtctcatctgaaagatggcaccaacagtgcagcactccctcagtattgccctggaGGTGTCAGCCAAGGTTGCGCGCTCAAGTCTCTAGGGTctatgagcccacaaccttctgacccagaggtgagagtactacccactaaGCCCAGGCTGAATAAAGGCCTG is a genomic window of Pristiophorus japonicus isolate sPriJap1 chromosome 21, sPriJap1.hap1, whole genome shotgun sequence containing:
- the LOC139233987 gene encoding uncharacterized protein → MKLKGVICNVARVSSHLPLRTELPALSGLLPTPANSHPHEYGISAGGSVLMHIGHRWMLPGGSPLPPAPGHDESGTGRFDQRNVGDPWSSKSTFTGTCPTSLQDSSWIPFRNHCYTFHLEKKATPKDTAKFCQKAHGAEMLAILDETENVFIRGHLQTYENDIKGAWLSLMNSKKGKFVLAPDNKTTNWKLNILDHCGRISHIQQKKPVGHNACHSQTYCRCRCTLEQLAVSEQISDKNKPEARCFRRLALQSYGSIIFYL